In Arachis stenosperma cultivar V10309 chromosome 1, arast.V10309.gnm1.PFL2, whole genome shotgun sequence, one DNA window encodes the following:
- the LOC130973343 gene encoding uncharacterized protein LOC130973343, which translates to MELEGVKENMELRLVSRHKRSKSFPDKKKFEEDSTDTEATDRIKLDTGYLTECCNSRTKQTATNDAEFTLKQEILQLERRLQYQFEVRSTLEKALGYRPSSSLASSNHTIVPKPTTELIKEIAVLELEVVYLEQHLLSLYRKAFDPQLPSVSPPTKEERLESPLITTPRARYTEVSRPHEVLTERGCSAVQSNSHILDTIRKEHTNGYKVETPEKEHSVSQPEEQHLDSGVYRCHSSLSHCPAFATAQSPTASLRACHSQPLSMMEYSENVDGSSNIISLAEHLGTRISDHIPDTPNKLSEDMVKCIAAIYCKLADPPTTNPGLSSPSSSLSSVSAFSVGDHGDMWSPGFRNNSSFDVRLDNPFHVEGLKEFSGPYSTMVEVSWIYRDNTKLGDTEQLLQNFRSIISRLEDIDPGKLKHEEKLAFWINIHNALVMHAFLAYGIPQNNVKRVFLLLKAAYNVGGHTVSADTIQSAILGCRMSRPGQWLRMFFSSRTKFKGGNGQQAYAIEHPEPLLHFALCSGNHSDPAVRVYTPKRVLQELEVAKEEYIRATFGVRKDHKILLPKLVESFVKDSGLCPAGTVDMIQQSLPESLRKSVKKCHLEKFPKSIEWIPHNFSFRYLIPKDLVK; encoded by the exons ATGGAGCTTGAAGGGGTTAAAGAAAATATGGAACTGAGGTTGGTTTCAAGGCACAAGCGTTCAAAGAG CTTTCCTGATAAGAAAAAGTTTGAGGAGGATAGTACAGACACTGAGGCCACAGATAGAATTAAGCTG GATACTGGGTACCTCACAGAATGCTGTAATTCTAGGACAAAACAAACAGCTACAAATGATGCTGAATTTACTCTGAAGCAAGAG ATTCTACAACTTGAGAGAAGACTGCAATACCAATTTGAGGTCCGAAGCACATTAGAAAAGGCGCTTGGATACCGACCTTCATCATCTCTTGCTAGTTCCAATCATACAATAGTACCCAAG CCAACCACAGAATTAATTAAGGAAATTGCAGTGTTAGAGTTGGAAGTTGTGTATTTGGAACAACATCTCCTCTCCTTGTATCGCAAAGCATTCGATCCGCAGTTACCCTCTGTCTCTCCACCCACCAAGGAGGAAAGACTAGAGTCTCCTCTAATAAcaactccaagagcaagatACACTGAAGTTTCTAGGCCTCATGAGGTCTTAACCGAAAGAGGATGTTCTGCAGTTCAATCCAACAGTCATATTCTTGATACTATTAGAAAAGAACATACTAATGGATATAAAGTTGAGACTCCGGAGAAAGAACATAGTGTAAGTCAGCCAGAAGAACAGCATTTAGATTCTGGTGTATATCGTTGCCACTCTTCATTATCCCATTGTCCAGCATTCGCAACAGCACAGTCTCCTACAGCATCCTTGCGAGCTTGTCATTCGCAGCCATTGTCCATGATGGAG TATTCCGAAAATGTTGATGGTTCATCAAATATAATCAGCCTAGCAGAGCATCTTGGCACACGAATATCCGATCATATTCCGGATACACCTAACAAGCTTTCTGAGGATATGGTGAAGTGCATAGCAGCTATATACTGTAAACTTGCAGACCCGCCTACGACGAATCCTGGCCTTTCCTCACCAAGTTCATCCTTGTCTTCAGTTAGTGCATTTTCTGTTGGAGATCATGGTGATATGTGGAGTCCAGGTTTCCGGAACAATTCGTCTTTTGATGTACGGTTAGACAACCCTTTCCATGTGGAAGGGCTCAAGGAGTTTAGTGGACCTTACAGTACCATGGTTGAGGTATCATGGATTTACAGAGATAATACCAAATTGGGTGATACAGAACAGTTACTCCAGAACTTCAG GTCAATTATTTCTCGACTAGAAGACATCGATCCGGGGAAGTTGAAACACGAGGAGAAGCTAGCTTTCTGGATCAACATACACAATGCTTTAGTGATGCAT GCATTTTTGGCTTATGGTATCCCACAAAACAATGTGAAGAGAGTCTTTCTTTTGTTGAAG GCTGCATATAATGTTGGAGGTCATACAGTTAGTGCAGACACAATACAGAGTGCTATACTCGGGTGCCGAATGTCGCGTCCTGGACAG TGGCTAAGAATGTTCTTTTCTTCAAGAACCAAATTCAAAGGCGGAAATGGACAACAAGCATATGCAATTGAGCATCCTGAACCTCTTCTACACTTTGCACTCTGCTCCGGAAACCATTCCGATCCAGCG GTACGTGTATATACACCAAAGAGAGTGCTTCAAGAACTAGAAGTAGCCAAGGAAGAGTACATTCGTGCCACTTTTGGGGTACGAAAGGACCACAAAATACTTTTACCAAAGCTCGTTGAGTCGTTCGTCAAGGACTCCGGCTTGTGTCCCGCCGGTACAGTTGACATGATCCAACAGTCTCTGCCTGAATCACTTAGAAAGAGTGTTAAGAAATGTCACTTGGAAAAATTTCCAAAAAGCATAGAATGGATTCCACACAATTTCTCTTTTAGATATCTCATTCCTAAGGATTTGGTAAAGTGA
- the LOC130942213 gene encoding STS14 protein-like: MKQNTLLSSLLLLASLPILLHVSAQAATSPPPPLSPAATEFLAAHNEARAAVGVQPLIWSQQLANVTSRLVRLQRDKMGCQFANLTAGKYGANQLMTSGGAVTPRIAVEEWVRQKQYYNHANNSCVPNHRCGVYTQVVWRKSIMLGCAQATCVKEDASLTICFYNPPGNYFGESPY, translated from the coding sequence ATGAAACAAAACACTCTCCTCTCCTCTCTGCTTCTACTGGCATCACTCCCCATCCTCCTCCACGTCTCAGCCCAAGCAGCAACCTCCCCACCGCCGCCGCTATCACCCGCCGCAACAGAGTTCCTGGCAGCTCACAACGAGGCACGAGCCGCGGTGGGCGTTCAACCCCTAATCTGGAGCCAGCAGCTGGCTAACGTCACAAGCCGACTCGTCCGGCTCCAGAGGGACAAGATGGGCTGCCAGTTCGCCAACCTGACAGCTGGCAAGTACGGCGCCAACCAGCTGATGACAAGTGGCGGAGCCGTGACGCCCCGCATAGCGGTGGAAGAGTGGGTGAGGCAAAAGCAATATTACAACCACGCCAACAATTCTTGCGTTCCAAATCACAGGTGCGGTGTTTACACGCAGGTAGTGTGGAGGAAATCGATTATGTTGGGGTGCGCTCAAGCCACGTGCGTTAAGGAGGATGCTAGCTTGACCATTTGTTTCTATAATCCACCTGGGAATTACTTTGGGGAGAGTCCATACTGA
- the LOC130961866 gene encoding uncharacterized protein LOC130961866, which translates to MGNCFCVSLDSQQMEVEVEVETAKLIVHDGRFQEFSYTVKVSYLLQLYQGCFVCNSDDMEFDGVIRAVRETEVLKLGQLYFVLPLNRLNRILKPEEMAALAVMAASAIAKSGFGHRPKQIVFFAGDENGKNCRKVAPDVADFGGTGGGQPLKMVRRGKGGGGGDRHSDGNKGRKFETALSVIPE; encoded by the coding sequence atgggcAATTGCTTTTGCGTTTCTTTGGATTCGCAACAGAtggaggtggaggtggaggtTGAGACGGCGAAGCTGATCGTACACGACGGAAGGTTTCAGGAATTCTCTTACACCGTTAAGGTCTCGTATCTGTTGCAATTGTATCAAGGTTGTTTCGTTTGCAACTCCGACGATATGGAATTTGACGGCGTCATCAGGGCCGTTAGAGAAACCGAGGTTTTAAAACTCGGCCAGCTATATTTCGTGCTTCCgttgaaccggttgaaccggatATTGAAGCCGGAGGAGATGGCTGCATTGGCGGTAATGGCTGCCTCGGCAATCGCAAAGAGTGGGTTTGGCCATCGCCCGAAACAGATTGTATTCTTCGCCGGCGATGAAAACGGAAAGAACTGCCGGAAAGTTGCGCCGGATGTTGCGGATTTTGGTGGTACTGGTGGTGGTCAGCCGTTGAAGATGGTAAGGAGAGGAAAAGGTGGCGGTGGTGGTGACCGTCACAGCGACGGTAATAAGGGGAGGAAGTTTGAGACGGCGTTGAGTGTCATACCGGAGTAG